The Numida meleagris isolate 19003 breed g44 Domestic line chromosome 10, NumMel1.0, whole genome shotgun sequence genome includes a window with the following:
- the AGRP gene encoding agouti-related protein yields MLNALLLCYGLLQGIQAILTSDLSHSPLQKMSAGLEEAGRAPYSSLLRKAKEASVELAGALPRSDFDQMALEVQEGDGNLLQKSSVPEPQALSTVLQAAGREERSPRRCVRLLESCLGQQIPCCDPCATCYCRFFNAFCYCRKISSTLPCGKN; encoded by the exons GCGCTGCTGCTGTGCTACGGGCTGCTGCAGGGGATCCAGGCCATCCTCACCTCGGACCTCAGCCACAGCCCCCTGCAGAAGATGAGCGCCGGGCTCGAGGAGGCAGGCAGAGCCCCCTACTCCAGCCTGCTGCGCAAGGCCAAGGAGGCGTCAGTGGAGCTTGCCG GAGCTCTTCCCAGGTCGGATTTCGATCAGATGGCCCTGGAGGTGCAAGAAGGTGACGGTAACctcctgcagaaaagcagcGTGCCGGAACCACAG GCGTTGTCCACGGTCCTGCAAGCTGCAGGCCGGGAGGAGCGCTCCCCTCGCCGCTGCGTCCGCCTCCTGGAGTCCTGCCTGGGCCAACAGATCCCCTGCTGCGACCCCTGTGCCACCTGCTACTGCCGGTTCTTCAACGCCTTCTGCTACTGCAGGAAGATCAGCAGCACCCTTCCATGCGGCAAGAACTAG